A portion of the Lolium rigidum isolate FL_2022 chromosome 1, APGP_CSIRO_Lrig_0.1, whole genome shotgun sequence genome contains these proteins:
- the LOC124655823 gene encoding auxin-responsive protein IAA25-like, whose product MAAMLQREDRLQVVGWPPVCTFRKNLSTTSTRPAYSQDLSKVEPCSEEEDHGNTGFSGQERSAMFVKVNLEGYAVGRKININAHRSYTSLSGALQTMFHGFLYISDGHRRIATREDGEKLQRQKGNGVMKNYILLYEDNEGDRMLVGDVPWELFIASVKRLYITKDPRADKSDTKNNVTG is encoded by the exons ATGGCTGCgatgctccagag AGAAGATCGCCTCCAAGTAGTCGGATGGCCACCAGTGTGCACATTCCGCAAGAACCTGTCCACCACATCCACAAGGCCTGCATATTCTCAAGATCTGAGCAAAGTGGAACCCTGCTCTGAGGAAGAAGACCATGGAAACACTGGATTTTCAGGACAAGAGAGGTCAGCTATGTTTGTGAAGGTGAACCTGGAAGGTTACGCCGTCGGGAGGAAGATCAACATCAATGCGCACCGCAGTTACACTTCGCTGTCCGGGGCTCTGCAGACCATGTTCCATGGCTTCCTGT ATATTTCAGATGGCCATCGGAGGATTGCAACTAGAGAGGATGGAGAGAAGCTGCAGCGTCAGAAGGGCAACGGCGTGATGAAGAACTACATCCTTCTgtatgaggacaacgagggtgaCCGCATGCTCGTTGGCGATGTCCCATGGGA GTTGTTCATCGCTTCAGTGAAGAGGCTTTACATTACTAAGGACCCCAGAGCTGACAAAAGCGACACGAAGAACAATG TTACAGGATGA